A part of Gossypium hirsutum isolate 1008001.06 chromosome A07, Gossypium_hirsutum_v2.1, whole genome shotgun sequence genomic DNA contains:
- the LOC107938023 gene encoding LOW QUALITY PROTEIN: succinate dehydrogenase assembly factor 2, mitochondrial (The sequence of the model RefSeq protein was modified relative to this genomic sequence to represent the inferred CDS: substituted 1 base at 1 genomic stop codon) encodes MATLRIALRNVHRIFNTSAVSGRTTTVFRYPLIFLPQYGWVSTYFSTNIGNTQSLNIDLSNEESKRRLYNRLLYRSKXRGFLELDLVLGKWVEEHIHSMDENGIKALVKVLDLENPDLWKWLTGQEQPPEAVTVNPVFSAVQQRVLKNLNNHSSPETRATPGQPWVRGWDDIKKGRDSPITGNQ; translated from the exons ATGGCTACCCTCAGAATAGCTCTTCGTAACGTCCACCGCATCTTTAATACCTCCGCCGTTTCCGGCCGTACAACGACCGTTTTCAGGTAcccattaattttttt GCCACAGTATGGTTGGGTTTCAACATATTTTTCAACTAATATTGGTAACACTCAGTCATTAAACATCGATCTTTCTAACGAAGAAAGCAAAAGGCGTCTTTATAACAG ATTGTTGTATAGGAGCAAATAAAGAGGGTTTTTGGAGCTGGATTTGGTTTTGGGAAAATGGGTTGAAGAACATATCCATTCTATGGATGAAAATGGAATTAAAGCTCTTGTTAAGGTTCTCGATTTG GAAAACCCCGACCTTTGGAAATGGCTAACCGGTCAAGAACAACCACCCGAAGCAGTGACCGTTAATCCT GTCTTCTCTGCAGTGCAACAGAGGGTCTTGAAAAACCTCAACAACCATTCCTCTCCCGAGACCAGAGCAACCCCTGGCCAGCCATGGGTGAGAGGGTGGGATGATATCAAAAAAGGTCGCGATAGCCCAATCACCGGAAATCAGTAG